The Fibrobacter sp. UWB16 sequence AGCACGGATGACGACCACCAGAGGTACGACCTTCACCACCACCAAGGGGGTGATCGACCGGGTTCATAACGACACCACGGACGGCCGGGCGCTTGCCGAGCCAGCGAGAGCGGCCTGCAGAACCCGAGGATTCATTCATGTGATCGATATTGGAAACCTGGCCAACGGTAGCGAGGCAGTCTTCCGGGATGTAGCGGACTTCGCCACTCGGAAGCTTGACCTGGCAGAGCTTGCCGTCCTTGGCAACCAGTTCTGCACCGGCACCAGCGGAACGAGCAATCTGGGCACCCTTGCCCGGCTTCATTTCGATGTTGTGGATAATGGTGTTGAGCGGAATGTCGCGGAGAGGAATTGCGTTACCTACGCGGAATTCTGCACCTTCACCAGCGTTCAGCACATCGCCAACCTTGATTTCGGCCGGAGCGATGATGTATGCGCGCTTGCCGTTTTCGTACTTGACGAGAGCGATGCGAGCGGTACGGTTCGGATCGTATTCAATCGTTTCGACAGTGCAGGAGAGACCGGCAAACTGACGCTTGAAGTCAATGATACGATACAGTTTCTTGTGACCACCACCACGACGACGGGAGGTAATTTCACCAGCATTGTTACGGCCGGAGCTACGCTTGATACCTTCGGTAAGCGGCTTGTACGGCTTTACAGCAGAGAGTTCCTTGCGGTCACCAATCTGCTTGTAACGCAGTGTCGGGGTAATCGGGCGATAAGATTTCAGACCCATGGTTATACTCCTTCAAACTCGGCAATCTTTTGCCCGGCCTTCAATGTGATGTAGGCCTTCTTCCAGTTCGGTTTCTTGCCAGCGACCATGCGGACGCGCTTGATCTTGCCGCGGTTGATCAAAGTATTGACCTTAGCGACCTTGACTTCAAAGCGCTTTTCGATAGCGGCCTTGATGTCTTCCTTAGAAGCGTCCATGGCGACCTTGAACACGTACTTGTGCACGTCGTTACGCTTGTTCACCATGTTCTTCATGGTTTCTTCGGTAACGTGCGGAGCAACGAGGATTTCGCGAATTTCTTTCATTAGCGGCCTCCTTCAAGTTCTGCGAGAGCAGCCTGAGAGATGACAACGTTATTTGCACGAACAACATCGTAAGTGTTGACGTCAGCTACGCGAGCGCAGCGGCACCAAGGAATGTTGTTAGAGGAAAGATAGAGGTTCTGATCCTTTTCGCTAACGATGAAGAGAACGTTGCGCTGTTCGATGCCGGACTTGGCGAGAACAGAGAGGAGATCCTTGGTCTTCGGAGCGCTGAAGCTGAGAGCTTCGAACACAGAGACCTTGCCTTCGCTAGCCTTGGAGGCGAGAGCGGAGTAGAAAGCGATCTTCTTGACCTTCTTGTTCACCTTTTCGAAGTAGTCATGAGACTTCGGACCGTGTGCCTTAGCACCACGAACCCAAACTGCAGAGGTGTTCTGACCGGAACGAGCGCGGCCGGTACCCTTCTGCTTCCACGGCTTCTGGCCACCGCCACTGACTTCGCCCTTGGACTTAGTCTGAGCAGTACCCTGACGGTTGTTGTTCAGGATAGCCTTGATGTGGAGGTACATGCAGACCTTGTTGACTTCCTGGTCGAAGAGAGCCGGGAGCTGGATATCATTCTTAAAATCGCCAGTAGCGGCGAAAAGCTTTGCACTAGCCATTAGTCTTTCCTCACCACGATGATGCTGTTCTTCGGGCCCGGGACAGCGCCACGGACGAAGATCAGGTTGCGGTCGCCATCAACTTTGACGACCTGGAGGTGCTTCACGGTCACTTTCTTGTTGCCGTATTGACCAGCCATACGCTTACCC is a genomic window containing:
- the rplB gene encoding 50S ribosomal protein L2, which gives rise to MGLKSYRPITPTLRYKQIGDRKELSAVKPYKPLTEGIKRSSGRNNAGEITSRRRGGGHKKLYRIIDFKRQFAGLSCTVETIEYDPNRTARIALVKYENGKRAYIIAPAEIKVGDVLNAGEGAEFRVGNAIPLRDIPLNTIIHNIEMKPGKGAQIARSAGAGAELVAKDGKLCQVKLPSGEVRYIPEDCLATVGQVSNIDHMNESSGSAGRSRWLGKRPAVRGVVMNPVDHPLGGGEGRTSGGRHPCSPWGKNSKGAKTRNNKRTDKFIVRHRQKRA
- the rplW gene encoding 50S ribosomal protein L23, with amino-acid sequence MKEIREILVAPHVTEETMKNMVNKRNDVHKYVFKVAMDASKEDIKAAIEKRFEVKVAKVNTLINRGKIKRVRMVAGKKPNWKKAYITLKAGQKIAEFEGV
- the rplD gene encoding 50S ribosomal protein L4; protein product: MASAKLFAATGDFKNDIQLPALFDQEVNKVCMYLHIKAILNNNRQGTAQTKSKGEVSGGGQKPWKQKGTGRARSGQNTSAVWVRGAKAHGPKSHDYFEKVNKKVKKIAFYSALASKASEGKVSVFEALSFSAPKTKDLLSVLAKSGIEQRNVLFIVSEKDQNLYLSSNNIPWCRCARVADVNTYDVVRANNVVISQAALAELEGGR